Proteins encoded together in one Ciona intestinalis chromosome 1, KH, whole genome shotgun sequence window:
- the LOC100175125 gene encoding transmembrane emp24 domain-containing protein 6-like isoform X2, protein MTTAVQVSILSQLPTVAHSVQTKPLSADEQKPDKYNEFGGDDPQIAIELAIVLEPRGRQCFYQYIRKGSELKFSYTVQTPSTAITTNAISSYIRDPFENQVFATHLEDKVDIPPFEIKNEGVYEFCFNNFIGRFLYKKTEFFIGIINPTRVFKKMDVLNETLQVYDGLTDRVRGISSTIFHVEHQMYFMRRLEGADLAYLEQNLQYINRMSALTIVGVIAVAYMQILILKRFFREPKITGKAKPRA, encoded by the exons ATGACGACAGCAGTACAGGTGTCTATATTGTCACAACTTCCCACGGTAGCTCATTCAGTACAGACAAAACCTTTGA GTGCAGACGAGCAGAAGCCGGACAAATACAACGAGTTTGGAGGTGACGATCCACAGATTGCTATCGAACTCGCCATCGTTCTTGAGCCACGTGGTCGTCAATGCTTCTACCAGTACATTAGAAAAGGTTCCGAACTTAAGTTTTCTTACACG GTTCAAACGCCATCGACGGCAATAACAACAAACGCTATTTCATCTTATATTCGAGATCCATTTGAAAACCAAGTTTTTGCCACTCATCTTGAAGATAAGGTCGACATTCCACCTTtcgaaataaaaaatgaag GTGTGtacgaattttgttttaacaacttcatCGGTCGCTTCCTTTACAAAAAGACGGAATTTTTCATTGGAATTATCAATCCAACTcgagtttttaaaaagatgGACGTCTTAAATGAAACTCTTCAAGTGTATGACGGCTTAACG GACAGAGTACGCGGAATCTCTTCTACTATTTTTCACGTGGAGCATCAGATGTACTTTATGCGAAGACTTGAAGGTGCGGACCTTGCTTATCTCGAACAGAATCTTCAATATATCAACCG AATGTCTGCGCTCACAATTGTCGGCGTAATCGCAGTTGCCTATATGCAGATCCTGATCTTGAAAAGATTTTTCCGTGAGCCAAAAATAACGGGTAAAGCAAAGCCAAGAGCTTAG
- the LOC100175125 gene encoding transmembrane emp24 domain-containing protein 6-like isoform X1: MISLKESRKFRLLVIFAAVCLLQLTQGADEQKPDKYNEFGGDDPQIAIELAIVLEPRGRQCFYQYIRKGSELKFSYTVQTPSTAITTNAISSYIRDPFENQVFATHLEDKVDIPPFEIKNEGVYEFCFNNFIGRFLYKKTEFFIGIINPTRVFKKMDVLNETLQVYDGLTDRVRGISSTIFHVEHQMYFMRRLEGADLAYLEQNLQYINRMSALTIVGVIAVAYMQILILKRFFREPKITGKAKPRA; this comes from the exons ATGATTTCGTTAAAAGAAAGTCGCAAATTTCGTCTCCTTGTGATTTTTGCCGCTGTTTGTCTTTTGCAACTTACCCAAGGTGCAGACGAGCAGAAGCCGGACAAATACAACGAGTTTGGAGGTGACGATCCACAGATTGCTATCGAACTCGCCATCGTTCTTGAGCCACGTGGTCGTCAATGCTTCTACCAGTACATTAGAAAAGGTTCCGAACTTAAGTTTTCTTACACG GTTCAAACGCCATCGACGGCAATAACAACAAACGCTATTTCATCTTATATTCGAGATCCATTTGAAAACCAAGTTTTTGCCACTCATCTTGAAGATAAGGTCGACATTCCACCTTtcgaaataaaaaatgaag GTGTGtacgaattttgttttaacaacttcatCGGTCGCTTCCTTTACAAAAAGACGGAATTTTTCATTGGAATTATCAATCCAACTcgagtttttaaaaagatgGACGTCTTAAATGAAACTCTTCAAGTGTATGACGGCTTAACG GACAGAGTACGCGGAATCTCTTCTACTATTTTTCACGTGGAGCATCAGATGTACTTTATGCGAAGACTTGAAGGTGCGGACCTTGCTTATCTCGAACAGAATCTTCAATATATCAACCG AATGTCTGCGCTCACAATTGTCGGCGTAATCGCAGTTGCCTATATGCAGATCCTGATCTTGAAAAGATTTTTCCGTGAGCCAAAAATAACGGGTAAAGCAAAGCCAAGAGCTTAG